The Rosa rugosa chromosome 1, drRosRugo1.1, whole genome shotgun sequence genomic sequence GCTTTAAAAAGTTGACCGATCAGGGAGTCAGGATATTGGAGTAACCGCCACCCTTGCTTGGCTAACATAGCCAAGTTAAAAGCAAAAAGATGTCGGAAACCCATACCTCCCATACTTTTGGGTTTACAGAGGTCATCCCAAGCCCGCCAATGCATAGCTTTCTTGTCGTCCGTACTACCCCACCAAAACTGTGCACAAAGCTGGTGGAGTTCCTGAATAAGATTCTGAGGGAGTAGGTAGCAATTCATGGTATATAGTGGTAGAGCCTGAGCCACCACCTTGATTAAGATTTCTCTACCGGCAGCACTAAGCAATTTGGATCTCCACCTGTCAATTTTTTTGACAGGTTATCTTTAATATAAGCAAAAGTTTCTGACTTGGATCTACCAATAAGGGTCGGAATCCCCAAATACTTATCATGCTTCTCCACCATCTGAACCCCCAGGATTTGAGCCATATTGTCTCTCAAAGGCGGTAAAACACTCCCACTGAAAACAACACTACTCTTCTGTAGGTTCACCTGTTGCCCAGAGGCCCTTTCATAAATATTTAGCAAATCCCTAATCATGGTGCAATCCTGAGGCGTAGCAATAGAATAAAGCATACTATCGTCTGCAAACAAAAGATGACTGATAGTAGGGGCACCATCACAAATACGCAGCCCCTGCCATTGACCACTAGAAACTCCGTGGGAAATAAGAGCGGACATGCCCTCTGCACATAATAAAAACAAGTAGGGGGACAATGGGTCGCCTTGTCGCAACCCCCGCTGCGGTGTCACATAACCCCTAGGTGTACCATTAACAAGGAAGGAATAACGCACCGTAGAAAGGCAAGACATAATCAGGTCCACCCATTCCTCCGCAAACCCCATTTTCAACATGATTCTCTGTAAGAAACCCCATTCCAGTCTGTCGTATGCTTTACTGATATCCAATTTAAGAGCCAAAAAACCTTCGTGTCCACGCCTCAACCTGTGCATGTAATGGGCTAGCTCTGACGCTACCAAAGTATTATCAGAAATAAGCCGATTTGGAACAAACGCACTCTGTTGAGGAGAAATAATATCTGACAAGAAACTTTTCAGTCGGTTAGCAATAACTTTTGAAGCAATTTTATAAATCACATTGCATAACGCAATAGGCCGAAGATGGGACATATTCACAACTTCTTTAATCTTTGGAATGAGGGCGACATAGGTGAAATTCAAATCAGGGGGAATTTCAGAATGAGTTAACATTGAAATCACCGCATTACTGACCTCCTGCCCAACTAAGTCCCAGTATTTCTGAAAAAAGAAAGGTGAGAGACCATCCGATCCTGGCGCTTTCGAAGGATGCATCAGAAATAACGCTATACGAACTTCTTCCAAGCTGTAGGGAGCCAATAAGATGGCATTCATGTCTGCTGAGACACGAGGCTCAATAGTCTGAAGAACCAAGTTTTGAGCCTCCAAGTCCTGTGGTTGGGAGCTGAAAATATGCTGAAAGTAATCCAACACAACCCCATCTATACCGGCCGTGGACTCTTGCCATACTCCATTGATATCGAAAAggcttttaattttgtttttttgccGTCTGTTCGATGCTTTCTTATGAAAGAAATGGGAGTTCCGGTCACCATCCCTAAGCCAAACCGCTATAGACCGTTGCCTCCAATACGTCTCATCAATGGACATCAACTCATTCAATCTTTGCGAAAGTTGCAGCTTGAGGGCATGATCACTTTGGTCGAACGGTTTCTGGAGAAGAGCATCCAGTTGTGCCCGTACCCCTTCCACTTCCTCTCTTCTACTACGGAAAATAGTTCGATCCCACTCCAAAAGATGAGTCCCCAATCCCTTTACTTTGCGGCACAGCTGAAGCATAGGCTCCCCACCATATGGAATTCCCAAGCCTCCTCCACTTTGGCTGAGAAACCTTCATGGGCACACCATATCTCTTCAAAACGGAACTGGCGTCGAAACTTCTCAAATCTCAACTGCTCCTTTCGGACCTCCAACAGGAGAGGAGTGTGGTCCGACCGACTGGGATGAAGATTGATCACACGAGAAAAACTAAATTCCGATATCCAGGCCGGTGAACAAGTACCTCTATCTAACCTCTCTTTCGTATTGGAATCACACCACGTAAACAGACCTCCAGCAGCCCCCATATCCTTGAGGTTACAATCTGAAAGAGCTTGTCGAAAAGCCTGCATCTGACTCTGACTACGCAGTCTGCCACCAGACTTCTCACCCAACTCCATAATCTCATTGAAATCCCCGGCAACTACCCATCTCTCTCCCGAGTTCCGGACCAGAGATCGTAATAAATCCCAGGACAGATGACGTTGGCCGGTTTCGGGATGACCATAAAATCCAGTAAACCTTCATTCCACCTCGTTAGGAGCTTTAACGAAAGCATCAATATAATACCTCTCCACATCTTGAACCCTAACCGagatagaatcatcccagagcAAAGCAAGGCCCCCCGATCGCTCCACACGATCGAAGTGAGCAATATGAGGCAGACCAACAAAACGGCGAAGGGATTGATGCTGGTCCTTTGTACAGTGAGTCTCGCTGAGGAAGACAAGACTTATGCGATGTTTTTGTATAAGCAGCTTAAGAGCATGCCTGGTTCTTCTGTTCACAATACCCTGGCAATTCCAAAACAAAATATTCATGTTGAAACACAGACAAGGTGGACTAGACACCTCCTGAAGCCGACCGGCGGCACTACAAAGAACCGGAAAACCCTAAGTCGAAAAACCTAGGCTCCACAGTTCTCGCTCAAGAAAACTAAAATACTTTTGTTATAGCTGCACTCACGATGATACTAGCTCCGCTCTTTGAGTACTTGCTATCAAGTTATGTTGTCATATAGATAGATTGTTAACATATGAGACAGTCACAAAAGATTTAGTGCTAGCTCTTGCGTTCCTACGTCGCAGAAGTTATAGTTTCGTTGAGAGTACTTACCACTCAAGAAAACTTGATGAGATGTGTttattattaaaattaaaattaaaattaaaattaaatgaaagaaaacaacaaaacttATGTGCTTTTTTCTATACGAGGAAATGTGGTTTGTCATTCATTTGGATGAAAATTAAAATGgataaataattaaattggGTTATTTAAACACAtattttgattgaaaattttcaCTTTTTCTAAAGATAAAACCAAATCTAATaggtgtttgaaaaaaaaaaaagatttctaCGTACATAAAGATAGTTCTTTGAGGCTTTGAGTTTCTTTACATGATATAAATAAAATTGTTTGTTGCTTAGCGCGTTGAACACCAACCTTCCAAAGATGACCGAAGCAAGATAATGCCAACACTTTTGCAAAATATCATTATCGAACATAAAATTTATAATTTTGCCTAAAATTTTCCACATATTCCTAAAGTCCACTGGAAGATTAGAGATGCAAAGAAACTTGAACAACTTCATCTTCATTCCAGGGAACGGATAATCAATAACTAGCTCCATCCTCAATGAATCCCAAACCTATTCTTAATCTTTGACCGATTCTCGttgagatgatttttttttttttttttaaaaaagaacaATTGATAATGAGACAATAcaattacaaaaacaaaaacgcaCAACAAAATGCATCACTTTGAACAGTCCTAAAAAATTACAGTGATAACCATCTGTCCTAGTCTATCTTTTGGCAAGTCACAAACAGTCCTAAAAAATTACATCTTAAAATTTAATCGCTGTGACCATCATGTTGTTAGCAGTACCAAATAATCGCACACTTTCATTGTACACCACTAGAGATGGATGGAAAAATTGATCACCTTCTAAAAATTCTGCTAGACAGACCACACCATCTTTTATCTTCACATTATTAAGGGTGAGTTCTCCTATACCCAAAGACATTAATGGTAGGACATTAATCCCAATTGGAATAGGAATCAGACTTATAAGATATATTCTTCCTTAAACTAGGAATAGGTCATGCTTATCAATTCATTCTTGGTGCCATACTCACACGTAAATAATTCTCGCTTCTTCGCTGTCAGCGCCGCTTCACTACATTCAGAGTCTCTCTTTTTTACTCTCGTTAAGAAAAAATGACCAAGTCAAGTTAGGAATAGGAATAACCCAACTCAAACTAGGAATAGCATTATTTTCCAAATGCGACTGGGAAAACCAACTTATATATACTATTGGTTTTTCCACAAATGATGATTACTCTGTGTTCATAAGTCTCCTTAGTAATTCTCAAGATCaaattccaaatttccaatccttgTGTTACAATGTCTGTCAAGTGTTTAGCTCTGTCTCTGCTACAAGATGAAATCATAAGAAAGATATATGTTGGTTAGCTTGAAGAAAATGTAAGTTAGAGCTAGGCCACTCTCTAATGATTTCTCATTTGTTTTCAAAACGAGAACCAACAATAAGAAGAAATCTAACAATCCTTTGCGGAGACCCGTTTTCAATAACCAAGAATAGGAAGTTCTCTTCAAGAATGTGATTGACGAGGATTTGACATTAACTATCACTCTTCCAAAGAATCGTGAGGGGACGAAACGTGATCATCCTTTAAGGAAGTTGATTGGAAATAATGAGCAATGGAGCGCCCTCAAAAAGATATAACTAGAGCTAGACCCCCTTTAAAGAATTAGTGCTACTGATAGTCTTCTTAGTTTTATATTTGTGAAGTGGGATTATTGCTTGCAAGAATTAGATGTCATTTCGAATTTTCTTGCAAATGTTACTTTTACTACTCTATTAGTTTCCAATACAAAGTCCTTTTTagattttaatattttaatttgttttaaactttattaatttattatacATTTTAAATtctaaatagatacaaccaaacaatagaaattgcaattaatgaaattttaattGATCGAATTGTGGATTtcatcatttcaaaatttctcagAAATTTATTTTTCATCCAAATGCAGCATCAATCAAAGAACACTAAAGATGATGGAAGCAAGATAATGGCCGACACTTTCGCAAAATATCATCATCGAACATAAAATGTATAGTTTTGCCTGAAATTTCTGAATACTGGACATATTTTTCACCCCATATTCCTAAAGTCCACTGGAAGATTAATTAGAGATGCAAAGAAACTCAAACAACTTCATCTTCATTCCAGGGAACTGATAATCAATAACCAGCTCCATCCTCAATGCATTCCACACATGTTTCTTAACCTTTGACCGATTCTCGTTGAGAtgcttttcaaaaaaaagaacaatTGATAATGAGACAATACAATTACGAAAAATAGAAACACACAACAAATTGCATCATTTTGAACAATTCTAAAAAAATTACAGTGATAACCATCTGTCCTAGTCTATCTTTTGGCAAATCACAAACAGTCCAAAAAAATTACATCTTAAAATTTAATCCCAGTGACCATCATGTCATTAGCAGTTTTAAGTGATTGTACACTTTGGTTGTACGCTACTAGAGCTGGATGGAGAAATTGATCACCTTCTGAACATTCTGGTAGATAGGCCACACCATCTTTTATGTTCACGTTATTGAGGGTGAGTTCTCCTATAACCAGAGACATTCTCATTCTACTAAGCATTCCATTAATGATATCCCTGAATTGAGAAAGCCAAAGTTAGTCTGGAAAATGAAAGATTGAGAACGTTACATTCCAAACAAGTATGGGCTTAAGTTTACACGAAAGATTGAGAACACTTCATTCCATACAAAtatgggtttagggtttaagcaAACGATTGAGAACATTTCATTCCACACAAGTACAGATTTATGGTTTAAATGAAAGACTAAGAACATTTTATTCCACACAAGTATGGGTTTAAAATAtaaattaaggattaaatactgtttactccctatacttatagggtttcgtcgtttcagtccctgaccttcgaatttcacctaaaaagtctctgaactctcaattttctcccaattggtccctactGTCAAGCATCCGTCAAAGACTCcattatcttgctgacgtggcggtcgattctcccctaaaaagtctattttgccctcacttaaaaaaactctctctctctctctctttcttttttcttttttctctttaccTCTTCTTTTCCAGCTCTCTCCCTTCCTTCTCTCCTCCTTACTGTTTATCTCCATCTCAAAATAGATGGGCTTCACAATCGTAAACCCTAACACTTGCACATATTCGCATCCCTTCGCACCTGAAACC encodes the following:
- the LOC133730151 gene encoding uncharacterized protein LOC133730151 codes for the protein MELGEKSGGRLRSQSQMQAFRQALSDCNLKDMGAAGGLFTWCDSNTKERFLSQSGGGLGIPYGGEPMLQLCRKVKGLGTHLLEWDRTIFRSRREEVEGVRAQLDALLQKPFDQSDHALKLQLSQRLNELMSIDETYWRQRSIAVWLRDGDRNSHFFHKKASNRRQKNKIKSLFDINGVWQESTAGIDGVVLDYFQHIFSSQPQDLEAQNLVLQTIEPRVSADMNAILLAPYSLEEVRIALFLMHPSKAPGSDGLSPFFFQKYWDLVGQEVSNAVISMLTHSEIPPDLNFTYVALIPKIKEVVNMSHLRPIALCNVIYKIASKVIANRLKSFLSDIISPQQSAFVPNRLISDNTLVASELAHYMHRLRRGHEGFLALKLDISKAYDRLEWGFLQRIMLKMGFAEEWVDLIMSCLSTVRYSFLVNGTPRGYVTPQRGLRQGDPLSPYLFLLCAEGMSALISHGVSSGQWQGLRICDGAPTISHLLFADDSMLYSIATPQDCTMIRDLLNIYERASGQQVNLQKSSVVFSGSVLPPLRDNMAQILGVQMVEKHDKWRSKLLSAAGREILIKVVAQALPLYTMNCYLLPQNLIQELHQLCAQFWWGSTDDKKAMHWRAWDDLCKPKSMGGMGFRHLFAFNLAMLAKQGWRLLQYPDSLIGQLFKALYFPHSNFWEAELGSQPSFAWRSILQGRDILKAGIKRHIGNGLSTNIWRDPWLMGEDLGAYFSSRATFVADLFISPGVWNVTLLSELFPAYIVQKILTLPLSPRVHEDRWIWGADKKGQFTVKSAYHVARNRILDDVSSISNPSATLWRQLWKAQVPSNVKICAWKAASNILPTRGRLSERGVDIDTQCPLCDEEVETPLHATRDCPHATSLIHGANISLVSAPSTVADWLTVVSATYPHHFASSLMILWATWRNRNAKVWGGDFKQASEIVPMSLGWLAEFKAARITTPLGLATRAVPKWSKPPVGFVKLNVDVAFDQTLCRTGLGGVFRDHVGTFLHGFRHSVTIAQSARHAELLALILGVQLAIDHHLTPLIVESDCLDLVSALSSSSLDCSELGFLLVDLRTLLHEALDARVLKVARQANSVAHILAQRPSMMIFR